One Arcobacter sp. FWKO B genomic window, CCTTTGAGTTTTAATCTTGCGACCGTACTCCCCAGGCGGCACACTTACTGTGTTAACTGCATTACTGCAAGGTCGAGCCTCACAACAACTAGTGTGCATCGTTTAGGGCGTGGACTACCAGGGTATCTAATCCTGTTTGCTCCCCACGCTTTCGCGTCTCAGCGTCAGTTATGTTCCAGTAGATCGCCTTCGCAATCGGTATTCCTTCTGATATCTACGGATTTTACCCCTACACCAGAAATTCCATCTACCTCTCCCACACTCTAGGCTAACAGTTTTGGAAGCAGTTCTATGGTTAAGCCATAGGATTTCACTTCCAACTTATTAACCCGCCTACACGCTCTTTACGCCCAGTAATTCCGAGTAACGCTTGCACCCTCCGTATTACCGCGGCTGCTGGCACGGAGTTAGCCGGTGCTTATTCATATGGTACCGTCATTATCTTCCCATATAAAAGGAGTTTACGCACCGAAATGTGTCATCCTCCACGCGGCGTTGCTGCATCAGGCTTTCGCCCATTGTGCAATATTCCCCACTGCTGCCTCCCGTAGGAGTCTGGACCGTGTCTCAGTTCCAGTGTGACTGATCATCCTCTCAAACCAGTTATGCGTCATAGCCTTGGTAGTCCATTACACTACCAACTAGCTGATACAATATAGGCCAATCTTCTACCAATGAATCTTTCCCTTACACACTTGTGCTAATAAGGAATATAGGGTATTAGCAGTCGTTTCCAACTGTTATCCCCTAGTAGAAGGCATGTTACCTATACATTACTCACCCGTGCGCCACTTAGACTGCAATTTAGCAAGCTAAATCCGTTTCTCGTTCGACTTGCATGTGTTAAGCACGCCGCCAGCGTTCACTCTGAGCCAGGATCAAACTCTCCAAATTATGTCATACGAATATGACTAATTGAATGTCAATCTGACTTCAAGTTTTTGAAACAAACATAGAATTTTATGTTTGCTACTCGTTTACTTTTAAATAAATATTTTTTCTAAATCTGCTAATTAAAACAGAAATAGACAAGGTTGTTAATTTATTCGGTTTATAAAGATTACCTTCATAAAACCGTTATGATTTTAAAGAACTAATTTGTAGTTTCAAACTTTCGTGTGTCACTCAAATTGGACGGGAATTATAATAGAATTTTTACCCTTTGTCAAGGGGTTTACGCTTAAATTTTACTTAAATTTGCAATTTTTTTGAAATTTTATTGAAAATAGTGGTCAAATAACTATATTTAACCTTAAATAATGCAAAAAGGGTATAGTTTCACCCATACCCTTTTAACTTACTTGTAATATATACTATATAATATAGTGCTATTTGATTCTTTTTAATATTTCAATAATAAAACTTGCTGATCTATTAGCAGAACTTTTTAAGAATTCATCAAAACTAAATCCTGCATCCATATCTGCACTATCACTTATAGATCTTAAAATTAAAAAAGGTACATTTAATGCATTACACACAACGGCAACACTTGCACCTTCCATTTCAAGTGCATCAGCATTAAATGTTGATCCAATCCAATTTTTTCTCTCTTCGTTTGCTACAAACTGATCACCAGTTGCAATAATACCATCTAATAAATCTATATTTTGCTCTAATGCTACATCTTTTGCAAGTTGAATTAAAGTATTGTCTGCTTCTATAAAAACATTTCCACCTGGTACATATCCAAATGGATGACCAAAAGCTGTAATATCTAAATCATGTTGACATAATTTTGTAGCAACAATCAAATCCCCAATTTTTAATGATGGATTTATTGCACCAGCTACTCCACTAAATAGTAATTTATTACATCCGAATTTTTCAATCAATGTAGCTGCAGTTAAAGATGCAAAAACTTTTCCTATTTTACTATATGCTATTACAATCTCAATATCATTAAATTTTACTTCATAATATTTGTTGTTTGCAAACTCTGTTACTTTTATATCACTAAAATTAGCCAATAGTGGCTCAATTTCTTCTTCCATTGCTCCCATTATAGCTAATTTAAGCATTTAGAGCCTCCAAAACTGTTTCTAATGTTTGTATATTATTTACATTATATGTTGGTGTATTTAGTTTTTTATTCAAGCCTTTTAATACTGCACCATTACCAAATTCTATAAAACAATCAACTTTATCATCATACTTTAATATAGATTGTTTATATAAAACTGGTTTAGTTAATTGTTCAGATAAAAGTTGTATAGCTTCATCTTTTGAATTATACTCATTAGTTGTTACATTTGAGACTACTGGAGCCATAAAAGTATCTTTTAGATATTTTTTTAATTCAGTTTCTAAAGGAGCAACTGCATCTATAAGTAAAGGGCAATGACTTGCTACAGACATATTAAGTACTATTGCTCTTTTTGCACCAGCTGATTTAAACACATCAACTAAACTTTCCAAATCAGATTTTAAACCTGCAAGTACTAGTTGTCCATCAATATTATAATTTGCAGCCCAAACTTTTTTGCCTTCATTTCTTTGATTTTGACAAATTTCTTCTACTATATTATCATCTAAACCAAGAAGTGCCATCATACCAGCACCAGCACCTGCACATGCTTGGTTCATAAATAAGCCTCGTTTATGGACAAGTTCAATTGCATCTAAATAATCAAGTGCACCAACACTTACTAATGCGCTAAACTCACCTAAAGAGTGACCTAAAGCAAAAGTTGGAATAACATCATATTTTGATTTAAAAATTGCAGTTGCTATTGAACTAACAAGCAATATTGCAGGTTGAGTAAACTCTGTTTTTTCTAAGTTTTGATTTTCATTAAAAAGTAAATTTTCGAAATCAATATTAAGTCTTTGTGAAGCATTTTGTACCATTTCTTTTGCTAGAGGAGAGTTTTCAAAAAACTCTTTCCCCATACCAATACTTTGACTCCCTTGACCAGGGAAAATAAATCCTACTTTTTTCATAGTTTATTCCAAATTAGTGGCAACCACATCCACCGTGCCCTTGACCACCGTGTTTATGATTTTCACCACCACAACACTCACCTTCACCATGACTATGTCCATGAGAATGTCCACCGCTACTTCCACAGCTTCCACCGCCACAACATCCACCGCTTGCAACTCCACCAACTACACCAGTAGCCATTTCTTGGTCTGTTGCTTCTCTTGCATCTAAAATTGATACTGTAAACATTAGTGTTTTTCCAGCCATTGGATGATTATAATCTATTGTAACTTCATTATCATCAAAATTTGTAACTGTTACTTGAACTGTATCACCTTCTTCACTTGTACCATATAAAGTCATTCCTTGAACTAAGTCTATACCAGCAAATTGCTCTTTTGGTAAAACTTGTACTGCTTGATCATTATACTCACCATAACCATCTGCTGGTGCAACCATAACATCTGCCTTATCACCAACAGTCATTTTTAAGATTTCAGCTTCTAGACCTTTGATTATTTGTCCCATTCCAGTTATAAATTCTAACGGTTTTCCACCTACATTTGTATCTAATTGTTCATTTGTATTTGCGTCTTTTAAACTATATTCAATAGCTACTACATTATATTCATTTATTTTCATATTTTTACCTTTATTTTAAATTGAACTTATTTTGAAATAAGCTTTTTTGCTTCCGCAGCTTCTTTTGAATCTGGATAAGCTTGTATTAATGTATTGAAAAATTTAGAAGCATTATCTATATCTTTCATATTTTGAAAAGAGATTGCACTATTTAATAATAACTGAGGCATCCAATAACCTTTGTCATACAATAATGCGGATGTTTTAAAATAGCTTAATGCTTTTTCATAATCTTTTCTAACAAACCACATTTGTCCTAGCAAATAGTTTGACTCTGCAGGTTTAAATCTTTTCTCAACTAAATGCTCAAATATTGGAATTGCTTGAGTAAATAATCTTTTATCAAACAAAGCCTTACCTTCATTAAAAAGATCCTCATTTGACTTTCCGTCAAATTGTAAAGATTGAGTTTGTGTCTGAGTTTGTTGTGTAGGTTGTGATTGTTTAGAAGTAGAGCTAAATTCTTGCTTTGTAACAAATTGTTGCATATTTTTTTCAAACTCATTTCTAGATAAATAGTTTTTATTAATATGATCACTTTGTTTAGCTATTTCACCAATTGCTTTTTTGAGTTCGGCAATATTTTTAAGATTTTCTTCTTGCATAGCTAGAAGTTGATTTACAACACCTTTTAATGATTCAATATCAGTTTGATTTTTTGAACTTTGTGCGTCTATTTTATTTAAAGACAATGAAACATTATGAAGTTTATTCCCTTCACCTTCAAAGATTGATTCTAAACCTTGTAATCTTTCATTTATAAGTTGTATATCACTTTTTACAACCCTTACGGTTGTATCTACTGTTTCAACTTTATTTTTTGTTTCTAAAATCTTTTTTTCTGATTGAGTTAAACCATAGGGATTAGGAGAATCTAAATTGCCAGCACCAAAAACAGATACTTCAGCACTAAAAAGTGCTGAAGTACTAAATAAGAGGAGTATTAAACCTTGCTTGATCATAACGATTATGGAAGAACTTTATAATCAACTCTTCTATTCATTTTCCAACATTCTCTAGTTTTTTCAGTACAAACTGGATTACCTTCACCGAAGCTTACCATTGAGATTGTTGACTCATTTACACCATCAGCAACCAATGCAACTTTTGCAGTATTTGCTCTTTTTAGTCCAAGTGCATAGTTATACTCATCAGTTCCCCACTCATCAGTATTACCTTCTAAAGTAATTTTAACATCTCTTCCGATAGCTAAAATTGAACTTGAGTTATCTTTTGCTCTTGTTACCATATCTGGAGTTAAGTGAAATTTATCAAATGGAAAATATAAAGATGTAAGTCTTACAAGCTTACCATCAATCATAGTTTCGAACACTCTATCATTTCTCCAATCTCCACCATCTTTGAAACCAGATACAAAATTCATATCTAGTGAATCAATAGCATCTAACTTAGATGTTTCTTGATAACCTTGACTTGAAGCATCAGAATCAACTTGAACTGACTTTTGTGTACAACCACCTACTAATAAAGCAGCTAAAACAACAGAATATAAACCTAATTTTCTCATACATCCACCTTTTTTTCTAAAATTTCGAAATAATACTCAATCATACCTTAAACTATGTTTAGAGTATATATTACCAATCAATTGCTTGAATATTTCCTCTATTTAAAGGAAATAAAAACGACTTATCTTGCCCTAATCTAATAATACCTAAATAACTCTTATCATTTTCTGTTTTTATAAAAATAATAGATTCACCATCTTGTGAAAACTTTGGAAATTGATTCATCCCACTTGTAGTCATTTTTTTAATAAAGTTGCTCTGAGTTGAAACTAAATATATATTAAAGTTTTCTTTTCCAAACTCATTGTCACCTTCTCTACTAGTATAAATAACAAAATTCCCGTATGCATTTGCTGAATTATTGTTTTTACCATGATAAACAAGTCTATTTGCACCCCTTTGTCCAATTTGTTTTGAAAATATATTTGGATTTCCTAATCTATCAGAAACAAAAACTATACTTTTTTCATCTTCTAAATAATGTCCATTTACATCGATTCCATTATAAGTTGTTAATCTTGTAAAATTTTTACTTCTTATATCATATTCATATATATCAGGTTGTGAATTTGGAGCCATTGTTAATAATAGTTTTGTACCATCTTTATTAACATCAGAACAAACTAACATTCCATCACTTTGAGCTATTTTCTCACTTTTTCCACTAAATATATCAACTTTCATAAGTGTAGGCAAACCAAAGTTATAAGTTGTATAGTAAAAACTATCTTGATTTTTATTAGCCCACTTAGGAAAAACATTCAATCCACCTTGAATTATTGCTTTTTGGAATGTCAAAGTATAATCTGCTATTACAATCTGGGATTGTTTAGTAGCATCATATCTTGAGAATATTACAAATCTCTCCATCCAATCAATAGAAGGTGCATTAATATAATCATTTACAGTAATAGCAACTTTATGGGCTAAAAATGGATATCTTTCATCTTTTGAACTATTAAAAGACTTTTCAAATGCCATAGAGGATGAATTTAAATCATACAACTTAGTTTTTAATATAAATCCTTCAAAAACACTTTGCTCAATTGAAATATTTAAAAACAGATCAATATTTTGCTGTTTTAACTCATAATAATTTGGAGTAAAATTGAACTGTTTTATTAAATTTACATCTTTAACATTAAAATGTCCGCTTACTTCCAAATCTTTTGCTATTAACCTCTTTATATCATTTGAATATGTACTTGGTTGAGAATCACTAGCAATTGATATACCAATTGTTGGTTTATAACCTACACTTTTTACTATTTCCATAGAAACATCAGCTGCAAATACAGCTTTGCACACCAACAATAAACCTAATAATACCTTAAACATTATTCCCCTTTTGTTTTAAAAGTAACTTTTAAAGATGTTTTTTCACCCTTGTTATGTTCTGGAAACTTTACATTTAGCTGATTATTTAGAAATCTCTCTAAAGAAACATCAAAATTTGAATCTCCCGATTTTGAAATGATATTATAAGCAAACTTTCCATTTTTGTAAATAGTTATAATAACATCAGAACTCAAGTTCTCCTTTATAATACTTGGCTGCCATTTAGAAGCTAAAATTTCATAAATTAAAGAATAGTATTCATCAATTACCGCGTCACTAGGAGGTGATAAAGACGAAGTTGGATTTATATTTACATTATCTAATCTTTTTGACACATTTGTAGATATTTCAGAACGACTCTCTTTTTCAAAAGATGATTTAAATACACTCGCTACTTTTACACTCTCTTTTTGTACAACATCTTGTTTTATAACATTTTGTGTTTGTGTTGTTACATTTGCAAAAAGTGATTTCATATCAGTTGTTGTTACAGTCGCTTTTGATGCTGATTTTTCTTCAATTGGTATTTCTTCTTTTTTCTCAATAGGTTTTTCAAATTTAGCTTTAGGCTGAGCTTTTTCTTCTATTAAAGATATATCTAATTCTATTGCTGTATTTTTATTAAATGCTGTAACTCGTTTTATATCTGGGTCAACCATATAAAACAAAATAGCAAAAATTAATATAAAATAAATTGAAAAAGAGATAATGCCAGAAATTAAAAATTGATTATTTGTTGTAGGCATATATTCATCCGTCAGTGATTAATGAAACTTTTGAAAAGCCTGCCTCTTTAACAGTTTTTAAAACATAAATTATATCTTCATATTGTAGAGTTTTATCAGCTTTTATATAAATATATATATCTTTATTTCTATCTTGAGTAAGCATTACAAATGAGTCAGCAAATTCTTTTATGTTATAACTATTTTTTTCAACTTTAACAACTCTATTTTTATCAATTAAAATATCAAGTTTTTGAGTTTGCATTGCAGTTTGGCTTCTGCTACCAGTAGGAAGATTTATATTTTCTTCATACTCCAATACTGGTGCAGTAACCATTAATATAGCTAGTAATACAAGCATAACATCAACTAGTGGTGTTATATTTAATTCTGGTTTTTCGTTATAATCAAACACTTTGTACCTTTTTATGCTCTAGAAATCAATATTTCAGATTGAGCCTTTAAATAAGTATTTAATTCATAAACTTTTCTTGATAATATTTGGTGAAATGTGTAAGCAAAAATTGCGACAAATATACCAACAGCTGTAACAATCAAAGCTTCAGATATCGCTGGTGCAATAGTCCCAAAACTTACTTTCTCAACACCTGCAAAAACTGCAAAGGCTTCTAAAATACCTACAACTGTTCCAAAAAGACCAATAAATGGTGAAGTAGATGCTACTATTGAAAGCCAAGATATTCCTACACTAGCTTCTCGGATAATAGATATTTCACAAGCATGTAAAATCTCTTTAGATGTTGAATTGTTTTTAGTGCAACGACTAAGTTTTGAAAGTGGATTGATTGTCATATGTGAGTTCATTACTAATGACTCTAAAGATCTTTTTTCATTAGTAACTAAAGCATTTAGATTCATATATCTATATATAAACACCCAAATAATTGAGATAAGATAAATAGATAGTACCAATAACACTATTATTGTTATGGCACTACTATTTGATAAATAATTAGTAAATATATCTATCATTTTTATGCAAATGAATTAATTCTTGCTTCTACAGCAGCAAGTGATACATTTGAATCTTTAACTGAACTTACAAGTTCTTTAGCTGCTTCAATATTTGCAGCAATTTCACTACCTTCACCAGAAGTAAGTGCTATTGCACCATCAACTAGAACATCTACTGAAGTTTCATTAACTTTTACATGTCCCCAATTAATAGCTATTGCATCTGTTGAGTTTTCTTTTTCCATTACAATTACACCAACTGTTAGTGTAGATACTAATGAAGCATGACCAGGTAAAACTCCGAACTCTCCCTCTTTTCCAGGAAGAGTTACAGATTTTACATCACCTTCAAATATCATACCGTTTGGTGTAACTATAGATAATTTAATTGTATTCATAAGCTATCCTTATTTAGACTTAAGACTTTCTGCCTTTGCGATAACTTCGTCAATTCCACCAACCATATAAAATGCCATCTCAGGTAAATCATCATACTTACCATCAAGAATACCTTTAAATCCAGCAATAGTGTCTTCTAAAGATACATATTTACCTGGGCTACCTGTGAAAACTTCAGCAACGAAGAATGGTTGAGATAAGAATCTTTCTATTTTTCTTGCTCTATCAACAACTAATTTATCAGCTTCACTTAACTCATCCATACCTAAGATTGCGATGATATCTTGTAAATCTTTATATTTTTGTAATACAGATTGAACACCTCTAGCTACACCATAGTGCTCTGCACCAAGTACATCAGCACTTAAGATTCTTGAAGTTGAATCTAGTGGATCAACTGCTGGGTAAATACCTTTTTCAGCAATTTTTCTATTAAGAACTGTTGTTGCATCTAAGTGTGCAAATACAGATGCTGGAGCTGGGTCAGTTAAGTCATCCGCAGGAACATAAACAGCTTGAACTGAAGTAATTGAACCTTTTGCAGTTGATGTAATTCTTTCTTGTAAAGCACCCATTTCTCTTGCAAGTGTAGGTTGGTAACCAACAGCTGAAGGGATTCTTCCAAGAAGTGCTGACATTTCAGAACCTGCTTGTGCAAATCTAAAAATATTATCGATAAACATTAATACATCAAGACCTTTTTCATCTCTGAAGTACTCAGCCATTGTAAGACCTGTTAAAGCAATTCTATTTCTTGCCCCTGGTGGCTCACTCATTTGTCCGTAGCATAATGCAACTTTATCTAAAACATTAGAATCTTTCATCTCATGATAAAGGTCATTACCCTCTCTTGTTCTTTCACCAACACCAGCAAAAACTGAGTAACCTGAATGTTTGAACGCAACATTGTGGATAAGCTCCATGATGATAACTGTTTTACCAACACCAGCACCACCGAATAGTCCAACTTTACCACCTTTAGCATATGGTGCTAAAAGGTCAATAACTTTGATACCTGTTTCGAACATTTCAGTTTTTGTAGATTGCTCTTCAAAACTTGGAGCTTCTCTATGAATTGACCAATACTCTTTTGCTTCAACTGGTGCACCATCATCAACAGGCTCACCAATAACATTGAATATTCTTCCTAGAACTTCTTCACCAACTGGAACTTTAATAGGTCCACCTGTACTTACAACTTTTTGACCTCTTCTTAAACCTTCAGTCATATCCATTGCAATTGTTCTAACTCTACTATCACCTATGTGAGCTGCAACTTCTAATACTAGTCTTGCTCTATTTTCACCGTTATCAAAAACAACATCTATTGCTTCGTTTATTTCTGGTAAATAGCTATCAAATTGTACATCTACAACTGGTCCCATTACCTGAATAATTTTACCTTCCATTCAACTGCTCCTTTTAAATTTCTATTATTTTATTTTAAAGCTTCCATACCACTTATAATCTCTATAAGCTCTGTAGTAATTGCTGCTTGTCTTGCTTTATTAAATTCTACTGTTAATGACTTAACTCTACTTTTTGCATTTGATGTAGCTGCTTCCATAGCTTGCATTCTAGCACTATGTTCTGCTGCTAATGAATCAATTAGTGCATAATACATATTGAAATTCAAATATTTTTCAGTTAGTTCATTTAAAACTTCTGTATCATCATCTGGCTCAATATCTAGCATTGATTCACTCTCAGTTGCAACTAAAGAATCTAAACCTATTGGTAACAACTCTTTAATTCTTCTTTCTTGAGTTAACATATTAACAAATCCATTGTAAACTAATACAACTTTGTCTGTAACTTCATTGTTAAAATCTTTTATTGCATCACTTATAAACTCACTTGCTTTATCATAATCAGGAGCTGAACTAAGCCCTACTACTTTATCAGTCAGCTCAAATCCTTGAAATGAGTAAAAGTCAATTGCTTTTCTACCTGCTATTCTAAGTCTTACATTTACATTTTTAGACTTATACTCTTTGATCATGTTATTAACTGCCTTAATTGTAGACATATTAAAACCACCACAAAGTCCTTTATCAGCAGATACTATTACAATATCAACTGTTTTTGGAGCATCATTAGGTACAAAAGCTCTAGCAATATTTTCATTACCTTGAACTTTAGCTACTCTAATTGCAATTTCAGAAAGAACTTCATTTATTTTTTGAGCATAACTTCTAGCTCTTTTTGATAATTGTTCAGTTCTTCTTAATTTTGCAGAAGACACAAGCTTCATAGCTTTCGTAGTCTTCTGAGTATTCTTTACGCTTTTTATTTTTCTTGAAATCTCTTTTAAGTTAGCCATGAGCTAGTCCTTATTTTGCACAAAAAATTGTCTTAAACTCTTCTAATGCAGTTTTTAATGTATTTTCTAAATCGCCATCAATTGCTTTTTTAGTTTTTAAATCAGCAAATATATTTGGATATTTTTGTTCTAAGAATGGATATAATTCAGCTTCGAACTTAGTTACATCACTTACAGCTAAAGAATCTAAATAACCTTTTGCTCCAGCAAAAATCATAACAACTTGTTTTTGGATTGTTAATGGTTTGTTAGCACCTTGTTTTAGTACTTCAACCATTCTTTGTCCTCTTTCTAATTGCTTTCTTGTAGCTTCATCAAGGTCAGATGCAAATTGGCTAAATGCTTCAAGCTCTCTAAATTGTGCTAGGTCAAGTCTTAGTGTTCCAGAAACTTGTTTTGTAGCTTTAATTTGTGCTGCTCCACCAACTCTTGATACTGATAAACCAACATTAATAGCAGGTCTTATACCTGAGTTAAATAGGTCAGTTTCAAGGAATATTTGTCCATCTGTTATAGAAATAACATTCGTAGGAATATAAGCAGCAACATCTCCTGCTTGAGTTTCAATGATTGGTAATGCAGTTAAACTTCCAGCACCTAACTCATCATTTAATTTTGCAGCTCTTTCTAATAGTCTTGAGTGTAGATAGAAAACATCTCCTGGGAAAGCCTCTCTACCTGGAGGTCTTCTAAGAAGTAGTGACATCTCTCTATATGCAACAGCATGTTTACTCAAATCATCATAAATAATAAGTGCATGTTTACCGTTATCTCTAAAATACTCACCAATTGTTACACCAGTATATGGAGCTAAGAATTGTAAAGCTGAAGATTCACTAGCACCTGCATTAACAATAATTGTATAATCCATAGCACCATTTTCTTCTAATACTCTTAATACATTTGCAACTGAAGATGCTTTTTGTCCAATAGCAACATAAATACAAATTACATCTTCACCTTTTTGGTTAAGAATTGCATCTATTGCAACAGTAGTTTTACCTGTTTGTCTATCACCAATGATAAGCTCTCTTTGTCCTCTTCCAATTGGAACAAGTGCATCAATAGCTTTGATACCTGTTTGAAGTGGCTCATGAACAGACTTTCTAGCCATAATTCCAGGAGCTTTTTCTTCAACAAATCTTTGCTCAGTAGCAACTATTGAACCTTTTCCATCAATTGGCTCACCAAGTGAATTTACAACTCTACCAATTACTCCATCCCCAACTGGAACTTCAAGTAATTTTCCAAGTCTTTTACAGCTTGTACCCTCTCTAAGTCCTGCACTATTTCCTAGTACAACAACACCTACAGTTGATTCTTCTAAGTTTGATGCTAGTCCTTTTTCACCATTTTCAAACT contains:
- a CDS encoding 5'-methylthioadenosine/adenosylhomocysteine nucleosidase, whose product is MLKLAIMGAMEEEIEPLLANFSDIKVTEFANNKYYEVKFNDIEIVIAYSKIGKVFASLTAATLIEKFGCNKLLFSGVAGAINPSLKIGDLIVATKLCQHDLDITAFGHPFGYVPGGNVFIEADNTLIQLAKDVALEQNIDLLDGIIATGDQFVANEERKNWIGSTFNADALEMEGASVAVVCNALNVPFLILRSISDSADMDAGFSFDEFLKSSANRSASFIIEILKRIK
- the fabD gene encoding ACP S-malonyltransferase; this translates as MKKVGFIFPGQGSQSIGMGKEFFENSPLAKEMVQNASQRLNIDFENLLFNENQNLEKTEFTQPAILLVSSIATAIFKSKYDVIPTFALGHSLGEFSALVSVGALDYLDAIELVHKRGLFMNQACAGAGAGMMALLGLDDNIVEEICQNQRNEGKKVWAANYNIDGQLVLAGLKSDLESLVDVFKSAGAKRAIVLNMSVASHCPLLIDAVAPLETELKKYLKDTFMAPVVSNVTTNEYNSKDEAIQLLSEQLTKPVLYKQSILKYDDKVDCFIEFGNGAVLKGLNKKLNTPTYNVNNIQTLETVLEALNA
- a CDS encoding FKBP-type peptidyl-prolyl cis-trans isomerase, translating into MKINEYNVVAIEYSLKDANTNEQLDTNVGGKPLEFITGMGQIIKGLEAEILKMTVGDKADVMVAPADGYGEYNDQAVQVLPKEQFAGIDLVQGMTLYGTSEEGDTVQVTVTNFDDNEVTIDYNHPMAGKTLMFTVSILDAREATDQEMATGVVGGVASGGCCGGGSCGSSGGHSHGHSHGEGECCGGENHKHGGQGHGGCGCH
- a CDS encoding tetratricopeptide repeat protein translates to MIKQGLILLLFSTSALFSAEVSVFGAGNLDSPNPYGLTQSEKKILETKNKVETVDTTVRVVKSDIQLINERLQGLESIFEGEGNKLHNVSLSLNKIDAQSSKNQTDIESLKGVVNQLLAMQEENLKNIAELKKAIGEIAKQSDHINKNYLSRNEFEKNMQQFVTKQEFSSTSKQSQPTQQTQTQTQSLQFDGKSNEDLFNEGKALFDKRLFTQAIPIFEHLVEKRFKPAESNYLLGQMWFVRKDYEKALSYFKTSALLYDKGYWMPQLLLNSAISFQNMKDIDNASKFFNTLIQAYPDSKEAAEAKKLISK
- a CDS encoding OmpA family protein — encoded protein: MRKLGLYSVVLAALLVGGCTQKSVQVDSDASSQGYQETSKLDAIDSLDMNFVSGFKDGGDWRNDRVFETMIDGKLVRLTSLYFPFDKFHLTPDMVTRAKDNSSSILAIGRDVKITLEGNTDEWGTDEYNYALGLKRANTAKVALVADGVNESTISMVSFGEGNPVCTEKTRECWKMNRRVDYKVLP
- the tolB gene encoding Tol-Pal system protein TolB; translated protein: MFKVLLGLLLVCKAVFAADVSMEIVKSVGYKPTIGISIASDSQPSTYSNDIKRLIAKDLEVSGHFNVKDVNLIKQFNFTPNYYELKQQNIDLFLNISIEQSVFEGFILKTKLYDLNSSSMAFEKSFNSSKDERYPFLAHKVAITVNDYINAPSIDWMERFVIFSRYDATKQSQIVIADYTLTFQKAIIQGGLNVFPKWANKNQDSFYYTTYNFGLPTLMKVDIFSGKSEKIAQSDGMLVCSDVNKDGTKLLLTMAPNSQPDIYEYDIRSKNFTRLTTYNGIDVNGHYLEDEKSIVFVSDRLGNPNIFSKQIGQRGANRLVYHGKNNNSANAYGNFVIYTSREGDNEFGKENFNIYLVSTQSNFIKKMTTSGMNQFPKFSQDGESIIFIKTENDKSYLGIIRLGQDKSFLFPLNRGNIQAIDW
- a CDS encoding TonB C-terminal domain-containing protein, yielding MPTTNNQFLISGIISFSIYFILIFAILFYMVDPDIKRVTAFNKNTAIELDISLIEEKAQPKAKFEKPIEKKEEIPIEEKSASKATVTTTDMKSLFANVTTQTQNVIKQDVVQKESVKVASVFKSSFEKESRSEISTNVSKRLDNVNINPTSSLSPPSDAVIDEYYSLIYEILASKWQPSIIKENLSSDVIITIYKNGKFAYNIISKSGDSNFDVSLERFLNNQLNVKFPEHNKGEKTSLKVTFKTKGE
- a CDS encoding biopolymer transporter ExbD: MFDYNEKPELNITPLVDVMLVLLAILMVTAPVLEYEENINLPTGSRSQTAMQTQKLDILIDKNRVVKVEKNSYNIKEFADSFVMLTQDRNKDIYIYIKADKTLQYEDIIYVLKTVKEAGFSKVSLITDG
- a CDS encoding MotA/TolQ/ExbB proton channel family protein yields the protein MIDIFTNYLSNSSAITIIVLLVLSIYLISIIWVFIYRYMNLNALVTNEKRSLESLVMNSHMTINPLSKLSRCTKNNSTSKEILHACEISIIREASVGISWLSIVASTSPFIGLFGTVVGILEAFAVFAGVEKVSFGTIAPAISEALIVTAVGIFVAIFAYTFHQILSRKVYELNTYLKAQSEILISRA
- the atpC gene encoding ATP synthase F1 subunit epsilon, whose amino-acid sequence is MNTIKLSIVTPNGMIFEGDVKSVTLPGKEGEFGVLPGHASLVSTLTVGVIVMEKENSTDAIAINWGHVKVNETSVDVLVDGAIALTSGEGSEIAANIEAAKELVSSVKDSNVSLAAVEARINSFA
- the atpD gene encoding F0F1 ATP synthase subunit beta — translated: MEGKIIQVMGPVVDVQFDSYLPEINEAIDVVFDNGENRARLVLEVAAHIGDSRVRTIAMDMTEGLRRGQKVVSTGGPIKVPVGEEVLGRIFNVIGEPVDDGAPVEAKEYWSIHREAPSFEEQSTKTEMFETGIKVIDLLAPYAKGGKVGLFGGAGVGKTVIIMELIHNVAFKHSGYSVFAGVGERTREGNDLYHEMKDSNVLDKVALCYGQMSEPPGARNRIALTGLTMAEYFRDEKGLDVLMFIDNIFRFAQAGSEMSALLGRIPSAVGYQPTLAREMGALQERITSTAKGSITSVQAVYVPADDLTDPAPASVFAHLDATTVLNRKIAEKGIYPAVDPLDSTSRILSADVLGAEHYGVARGVQSVLQKYKDLQDIIAILGMDELSEADKLVVDRARKIERFLSQPFFVAEVFTGSPGKYVSLEDTIAGFKGILDGKYDDLPEMAFYMVGGIDEVIAKAESLKSK